A region from the Desulfoglaeba alkanexedens ALDC genome encodes:
- a CDS encoding acyl-CoA carboxylase subunit beta — translation MSDARMENRAFWENEELKLDERIYQAMWPGGQEAVKRLAKQGKQPVRQLIEKLIDPGTEFFELSRLAGFGVHYPEVDDVPCGGIVTGIGKIHGNWTMVFANDSRVKAGTYFPITLKKHMRAQAVAERCGLNCVYIADSGGAFLPMQADVFPDDGHFGSMFYNMARMSAQGLKQITLSTGGNTAGGAYIVFMACQAVMIDKMAYSFLGGPPLVKAATGEVISAEDLGGARVHTQISGGADQFCKTQDEAVEKVREILSLEPPQKLHLHRYAETPPLVPPETLYEELPAKIHQGINVRAVLGAVADDSHLIEFKKSYAPGRGDNIVTVKMRIKGIPVGVIASNGVGIIFVEAARKATEWIVRCSQEKIPLLFVQSSPGYMVGSESEHMGIGKYGADMVRAVSCAQVPRVQLVIGPDNGAANYGMCGRAYRPHFLFSTMRARTSVMSGRSAAEVLLSIEERKREISGKPMSEGEKQAFRQQMIDKYDGEAHPFFCGARLLNDRVLKFREIRDWLAMAFEVSCLTPIGDPAFGNLRF, via the coding sequence ATGTCTGACGCAAGGATGGAAAACCGGGCGTTTTGGGAAAACGAGGAACTGAAACTCGACGAAAGGATCTACCAGGCCATGTGGCCGGGTGGGCAAGAAGCGGTGAAGCGCCTGGCCAAACAGGGCAAGCAGCCGGTGCGTCAGCTCATAGAAAAGCTGATCGATCCCGGAACCGAGTTCTTTGAACTGAGCCGGCTGGCGGGGTTCGGTGTGCATTACCCGGAGGTGGACGACGTACCGTGCGGCGGGATAGTCACCGGCATCGGAAAGATCCATGGCAACTGGACAATGGTTTTTGCCAATGACAGCCGGGTCAAGGCGGGCACCTACTTTCCCATCACGTTGAAAAAGCACATGCGGGCCCAGGCCGTCGCCGAACGCTGCGGCCTGAACTGCGTCTACATCGCCGACTCCGGTGGGGCCTTTCTTCCCATGCAGGCGGATGTCTTCCCCGATGACGGCCATTTCGGCTCCATGTTCTACAACATGGCCCGCATGTCCGCCCAGGGGCTGAAGCAGATCACGCTGAGCACCGGCGGCAACACGGCCGGAGGCGCCTATATCGTCTTCATGGCCTGCCAGGCGGTCATGATCGACAAGATGGCCTATTCGTTCCTGGGCGGACCGCCGCTCGTAAAAGCGGCTACGGGGGAGGTGATTTCGGCGGAAGACTTAGGCGGAGCCCGCGTTCACACCCAGATTTCGGGCGGCGCCGATCAATTCTGCAAGACCCAGGACGAAGCAGTGGAAAAGGTGCGGGAAATCCTTTCCCTGGAACCGCCCCAGAAGTTGCACCTTCACCGCTACGCGGAGACGCCTCCCCTGGTACCGCCGGAAACCCTCTATGAAGAGCTCCCCGCCAAGATCCATCAGGGAATCAACGTCAGGGCGGTCCTTGGCGCCGTCGCTGACGATTCTCACCTGATCGAATTCAAGAAGAGCTATGCGCCGGGCCGCGGCGACAACATCGTCACGGTCAAGATGCGCATCAAGGGCATCCCCGTTGGCGTAATCGCATCCAACGGCGTGGGGATCATTTTCGTAGAGGCTGCCCGGAAGGCCACGGAATGGATCGTCAGATGCTCCCAGGAAAAGATTCCCCTGCTTTTCGTGCAGAGTTCCCCCGGCTACATGGTGGGATCGGAATCGGAACACATGGGCATCGGAAAGTACGGCGCGGACATGGTTCGGGCCGTCTCCTGCGCACAGGTGCCCCGGGTCCAGCTGGTGATCGGCCCCGACAACGGAGCGGCCAACTACGGGATGTGCGGGCGAGCGTACCGGCCCCATTTCCTGTTTTCCACCATGAGGGCCCGGACATCGGTCATGAGCGGCCGTTCGGCCGCGGAAGTGCTGCTTTCCATCGAGGAAAGAAAGCGCGAAATCAGCGGCAAACCCATGAGCGAGGGCGAGAAACAGGCCTTTCGGCAGCAGATGATCGACAAATACGACGGTGAAGCCCACCCGTTTTTCTGCGGAGCGCGACTCCTCAACGACCGGGTCCTGAAGTTCCGCGAAATCCGGGACTGGCTCGCCATGGCCTTCGAAGTGAGTTGCCTCACGCCCATCGGAGATCCCGCTTTCGGAAACCTGAGATTCTGA
- a CDS encoding enoyl-CoA hydratase, producing the protein MSEQPVVLEERQDQVAVLTLNRPEAMNSFNFAMLWGLRDRIESLRFDPQIRVLIITGAGGKAFCAGADLKERATLSEVQVKEFIFTVRNLFTSIEELPKPVIAAVNGIALGGGTELALACDVRLAASSATMGLTETRLAIIPGAGGTQRLPRLVGRGKAKELIFTGRRVDAEEALAIGLVNKVCPAESLMDECRAMAAMICETGPIAIQQAKYAINHGIETDLHTGLAIESNAYWITIPTEDRLEGLAAFREKRKPVYKGK; encoded by the coding sequence ATGTCCGAACAACCGGTGGTCCTGGAAGAACGTCAAGATCAAGTGGCCGTGCTCACCCTGAACCGCCCGGAAGCCATGAATTCGTTCAACTTCGCCATGCTTTGGGGGCTCCGGGATCGGATCGAGTCCCTGCGGTTCGACCCGCAGATACGCGTGCTGATCATTACCGGCGCCGGCGGAAAGGCCTTCTGCGCCGGAGCGGACCTCAAGGAACGGGCGACGCTGAGCGAGGTTCAGGTGAAGGAGTTCATTTTCACAGTCCGGAACCTGTTCACGTCCATCGAAGAACTTCCGAAGCCCGTGATTGCCGCGGTGAACGGCATCGCCCTGGGGGGCGGGACGGAACTGGCGCTCGCCTGCGACGTCCGTCTGGCCGCATCGTCGGCCACCATGGGCCTCACCGAAACACGACTCGCCATCATCCCGGGGGCGGGCGGTACCCAGCGGCTTCCGAGGCTGGTGGGGCGGGGGAAAGCCAAGGAACTGATCTTTACCGGCCGCCGCGTGGATGCGGAAGAAGCGCTGGCCATCGGACTCGTGAACAAGGTGTGCCCTGCGGAATCTCTTATGGATGAATGCCGGGCCATGGCGGCCATGATCTGCGAAACGGGCCCCATCGCCATCCAGCAGGCCAAATACGCGATCAACCATGGGATCGAAACAGATCTGCATACGGGGCTCGCCATCGAATCCAACGCCTACTGGATAACCATCCCGACGGAAGACAGGCTGGAAGGGCTGGCGGCGTTTCGCGAAAAGCGCAAACCCGTTTACAAGGGCAAGTGA